The following nucleotide sequence is from Candidatus Latescibacter sp..
TGTCCGCATACCTTCGTCCTGTGGACTCGCCGATGATTACCTGTTTTTTGTAGATCGGTTTCAGGAAATCGAGAAGTCCCCGGATCGCATCGGGATGAGTGGCGCAGAGAAGCTGTTCGTTGCCGACCAGGTTGGGTTTGATGTATATCTGCTTACCCTGAATGCCCTTTTTGATATCTTTTTCCAAAGGTTTGAGCGCTTGATACACCATGTCGCGGCGGTCCTTGCCGGTTACAAACGACACGGTGCTCATTTCCGGGTTGAATGTTTCGGCCCCTGACAGCCTGACCGAGGTGAGCGGGCCGAACGCTGCGCCCGCAGCGCCCAGAACCAGCTTTCCCATGAAACTGCGGCGGCTTTGCTGTATTCTCAGGATATCGGATGCTTCATCGAGAAAGATTCTTTCCTGCATGATGATTCCTTCACTTGTAAAAGTATGGTAACAATCAGTTTTTTATTAAAAAATCTTTTGGAAAATGCCTCATTTTTCACATAATTATGATGGCTTATGTATTTTGGATTATATTTTAAAAGGCTTATGAAAAACCCTTGTTAATTTATAGATGCCGAAACGGTTCGTTCCCGCGAAGCGGCAACAAGTTCGGCATGACCGTGTCACCCTGAACTTGTTTCAGGGTCTAATGAATGAAAAAACCTTTATCGCCGATAAGATAATAGAATATTTTTTACACCGTCTGAAAAAATTTCATACTTTTTCAACTGTTTTCATATTTTAACGAACCAATCCGGACTTTTGTAACAATAAATTTCAAATACCTTTTAAAATCCTGGAGGAACCGACCATGGCTGGCAGCATTCCGTACAGAAATGCAGCGCTGGTGAGCGCTGGGATCCTTGCTTTTTCCCTGATGTGGTTTTCGGCCGCCGCCGAAGAGCCTGCCTGGAAAGCCCTTAATGACAAGGCAGCCCAGGAAAAGAATGTTAAAACTATCCTCCGGAACGATATACCTGAAACCGGAGTGGTATCCAATCTCGAACCGGGGGCCGTCATCAACCGGAAGAATCTCCCCGATGTTGCCATTGCGCCGGGAGTTACCGGCAAAATGTACTGGGGGAAAGGGACGCTCATCAACTGGATGACCATGGAACCGGGCGCGGAAATCCCCCGTGAGAAACTCCCCTGCGAGCGGTTGATGGTGGTATGGAAAGGTTCTGTTGAACAGCTCCTGTACGGGAAGTTCGTCCCCATGAGCAGCTATACCCTTGTCACCAACTGGACCTCAAACCCCCACCGTGACTTTGTTTATTTGCCCAAGTTTGAAGTCAACGCAATGAGAGCAGGCCGTGACGGCGCCGAAATCCTGGAAATATATTCGCCGGTACGGCTCGATTATGTACAGAAAGCCGGGGGTAAGGTTCCCGCCAGTATCACGGAAGGTATGTACCACGTTTCTCCGGCGTTTCCGCCCAACAAGGTGCTGAATTTTTATGATGTTCAGTTCACAGATCTTTCCGAGACGACTTCCAATTCACGGCTGATTTCGGGCCGTGGATTCCAGTGCAGCTTCCTCTCGGTGGACCCGGGACGGGTCTCCCCGTTCCACAACCATCCTGAGGAACAGGTATCCATCGTTCTTAGGGGATATGTGAATGAAACACTGATGGACAAGACGGTCAAGATGCAGGAGGGTGACATCGTCTACATGCCCTCCAACATGGTGCACCGCGGCGAATACGGCGCTCCGGGCTGCGACTTTCTCGATGTGTTCTGGCCGCCCCGTCCGGATTTCCTCGCCAAGA
It contains:
- a CDS encoding SMP-30/gluconolactonase/LRE family protein; translation: MAGSIPYRNAALVSAGILAFSLMWFSAAAEEPAWKALNDKAAQEKNVKTILRNDIPETGVVSNLEPGAVINRKNLPDVAIAPGVTGKMYWGKGTLINWMTMEPGAEIPREKLPCERLMVVWKGSVEQLLYGKFVPMSSYTLVTNWTSNPHRDFVYLPKFEVNAMRAGRDGAEILEIYSPVRLDYVQKAGGKVPASITEGMYHVSPAFPPNKVLNFYDVQFTDLSETTSNSRLISGRGFQCSFLSVDPGRVSPFHNHPEEQVSIVLRGYVNETLMDKTVKMQEGDIVYMPSNMVHRGEYGAPGCDFLDVFWPPRPDFLAKMNDRLAKFHSVIPKDARPVLVHDGEKKEPFLTWTEGPAWMNGRFYFSNMWFEKGFTAGSPEKSNTIRMEKNGTFTIISRNMQTNGIMPLGNGNLAVCDMFGHRVIEMNPDGRILRTLADKYNGVRFDGPNDLVIDAKGGIYITDPQFTPGLDKTQPGKSVFYRKPDGEVIRVVAPGEFGQENGILLSPDGKTCFINNTRNMPVGNYVMAFDVNPDGALSNGRPFAKLFVPPEVRAKEDNASGADGMKIDVEGNLYVCTLMGLQIFDKKGQFLGIVDFPMRAVNCVFGGNDLKTLYLTCVGRIYSIKTNVKGLEYPLKK